In Lachnospiraceae bacterium, one DNA window encodes the following:
- a CDS encoding M20/M25/M40 family metallo-hydrolase, translating to MIDINVLKDLTNAFGPSGFEEDVVRAVRDHCTGMSLTNDAMNNVYARIGGNANGKKPVLMLDAHTDECGFMVQGIMENGLLSLIMLGGMDLPSIPAHTLLVRTRAGKLVKGITTSRPVHFMTDKEKSAPLDIREMFLDVGACSKKEAMESFGINIGDPAAPEVAFEYDEEHGLCFGKAFDNRMGCACIIHTLRALQAVKDDLAVEVVGAFASQEEVGMRGATVTSAQVQPDLAIVFEGSPADDFYYSPEKSQGGMHKGVQIRCMDKSYITNPAFLEYAHELGDTMGITYQDAVRRGGSTNAGKISLAGKAVPTLVLGIPSRYVHSHYNFCAIEDVESTVRMAVEVIKGLNEERIKHLMHQDIL from the coding sequence ATGATTGATATCAATGTATTAAAGGACCTGACCAATGCCTTTGGCCCAAGCGGATTTGAGGAAGATGTAGTAAGGGCGGTAAGGGACCACTGCACAGGCATGAGCCTGACCAATGATGCCATGAATAATGTATACGCAAGAATCGGCGGAAATGCAAATGGAAAAAAGCCGGTGCTGATGCTGGATGCCCATACAGATGAGTGTGGCTTTATGGTACAGGGGATCATGGAAAATGGTCTGTTAAGCCTGATCATGTTAGGTGGAATGGACTTGCCAAGTATCCCGGCACATACCTTACTGGTACGCACCAGAGCTGGAAAGCTGGTAAAGGGCATCACCACCTCCCGTCCGGTGCATTTTATGACGGATAAAGAAAAGAGCGCACCGCTTGACATCCGTGAAATGTTCTTAGATGTAGGCGCATGCAGCAAAAAAGAGGCAATGGAAAGCTTCGGTATCAATATCGGTGATCCGGCTGCTCCGGAAGTTGCATTCGAGTATGATGAAGAGCATGGATTATGCTTTGGCAAGGCCTTTGACAACCGTATGGGCTGTGCCTGCATCATCCACACATTAAGAGCATTACAGGCAGTAAAAGATGACCTGGCAGTAGAAGTAGTAGGTGCATTCGCTTCCCAGGAAGAGGTTGGTATGAGAGGCGCGACCGTTACCTCTGCACAGGTACAGCCGGATCTGGCTATCGTATTTGAGGGCTCTCCTGCAGACGACTTCTACTACAGCCCTGAAAAATCCCAGGGCGGCATGCATAAAGGCGTACAGATCCGCTGCATGGATAAGAGTTATATTACCAATCCTGCATTCTTAGAGTATGCACATGAACTGGGCGATACCATGGGTATCACCTACCAGGACGCAGTAAGAAGAGGCGGCAGCACCAACGCAGGCAAGATCAGCCTTGCAGGAAAAGCCGTACCAACCCTGGTACTTGGCATTCCAAGCCGTTATGTACACAGCCACTATAATTTCTGTGCTATCGAAGATGTAGAAAGCACCGTCCGCATGGCAGTTGAGGTTATCAAGGGACTGAATGAGGAGAGAATTAAGCATCTGATGCATCAGGATATCCTGTAA
- a CDS encoding response regulator transcription factor encodes MNGDSILLVEDDKEIRQGVEIFLRSQGYQVFQAENGLEGLKILEERPIDLAIVDVMMPVMDGITMTAKLREKYDFPVIFLSAKTEEVDKILGLNIGADDYVTKPFTPMELMARVNSQLRRYHRFLDRLNSGQKENPKIHQVGGLEVNEETVEVNADGKNVKVTPIEFKILLLLIRNPGRVFPAEEIYERVWNERAINTDTVMVHIRNLREKIEVDPKDPKYIKVVWGVGYKLEKQ; translated from the coding sequence ATGAACGGAGACAGTATCCTTTTAGTAGAGGATGACAAAGAAATACGCCAGGGAGTGGAAATTTTCCTGCGCAGCCAGGGATACCAGGTATTTCAGGCAGAAAACGGCCTTGAAGGCTTAAAGATCCTGGAAGAAAGGCCTATCGACCTGGCAATCGTAGATGTGATGATGCCGGTAATGGACGGTATCACCATGACTGCGAAACTGCGGGAAAAATATGACTTTCCGGTGATCTTCCTTTCGGCAAAGACAGAAGAGGTAGATAAGATCCTGGGACTCAACATAGGAGCAGATGACTATGTGACAAAGCCATTTACCCCCATGGAACTGATGGCAAGAGTCAACTCCCAGCTGCGCAGATATCACCGCTTCTTAGACCGGTTAAATTCCGGGCAGAAGGAAAATCCAAAGATCCACCAGGTGGGCGGACTGGAAGTCAATGAGGAAACAGTGGAAGTCAATGCAGACGGTAAAAATGTAAAAGTGACTCCCATTGAATTCAAGATCCTTCTCCTTCTCATCCGCAATCCGGGAAGAGTTTTCCCGGCAGAAGAGATCTACGAAAGAGTCTGGAACGAACGGGCGATCAACACAGATACTGTCATGGTCCATATACGCAACCTCCGTGAAAAAATCGAAGTGGATCCAAAAGATCCGAAATACATAAAGGTGGTGTGGGGTGTTGGATACAAACTTGAAAAACAATGA
- the iadA gene encoding beta-aspartyl-peptidase: MILLKQADVYAPEHLGIKDVLVCGGKIEAVGDNLEGGTGCQVIDAKGMRLTPGLIDRHVHVTGGGGEGSFHTRTPQIELSSILKAGITTVLGLLGTDDMSRSVEDLLAKVKALKEEGITAYALCGAYGYPPVTLTGSVKKDIAFVDEIMGLKLALSDHRAPNISVDELIRLGSDVRTAGMIGGKPGFIVLHMGSGKKKLGPVFEALAETDIPVKTFQPTHMSRNHELYLDGLKLAKMGGYIDITCEDFVNGEPVIGHDPMPALLEEAKAADVPMDHITFSSDGQGSWSSYDEAGMLKEIGVTDVGNMYAQMCSLVTRGGFDFAEALTYFTSNVAKALEIEKKKGHIVAGADADILLIKDDLTLDTVIAGGRKMMEGGTLLVRGTYEHD, encoded by the coding sequence ATGATATTATTGAAACAGGCTGATGTATACGCACCGGAACACCTTGGGATCAAGGATGTTTTAGTGTGCGGAGGAAAGATCGAGGCAGTAGGAGATAACCTGGAAGGAGGTACCGGCTGTCAGGTCATCGACGCAAAGGGAATGCGCTTAACACCTGGTCTTATTGACCGCCATGTACATGTAACAGGAGGCGGCGGAGAAGGAAGCTTCCACACAAGAACACCTCAGATCGAACTTTCTTCTATTTTAAAGGCAGGTATCACCACTGTGTTAGGACTGCTTGGAACCGATGATATGTCCCGCAGTGTAGAGGATTTGTTAGCAAAGGTAAAGGCATTAAAGGAAGAAGGCATTACTGCCTATGCTCTCTGCGGTGCCTATGGCTATCCGCCGGTGACCTTAACAGGAAGCGTAAAGAAGGATATTGCCTTTGTAGATGAGATCATGGGCTTAAAGCTGGCGCTTTCTGACCACAGGGCGCCAAATATTTCAGTAGATGAGCTGATCCGTTTAGGAAGTGATGTGCGTACTGCAGGCATGATCGGCGGAAAGCCTGGATTTATCGTTTTACATATGGGAAGCGGAAAGAAAAAATTAGGGCCTGTATTTGAGGCGCTGGCTGAAACTGATATCCCTGTAAAGACCTTCCAGCCTACTCATATGAGCCGCAACCATGAACTGTATCTGGATGGACTGAAGCTGGCAAAAATGGGCGGTTATATTGACATTACCTGTGAAGACTTTGTAAATGGCGAGCCGGTCATCGGACATGATCCAATGCCTGCACTTCTTGAAGAGGCAAAGGCAGCAGATGTTCCTATGGATCACATTACCTTCAGCTCTGACGGTCAGGGAAGCTGGTCCAGCTACGATGAAGCAGGCATGTTAAAAGAGATCGGTGTTACGGATGTGGGAAATATGTATGCACAGATGTGTTCTTTAGTTACCAGAGGCGGCTTTGACTTTGCTGAGGCACTGACCTATTTTACATCCAATGTTGCCAAAGCGCTGGAGATCGAGAAGAAAAAGGGGCATATCGTGGCAGGTGCTGACGCAGACATCCTGCTGATCAAAGATGACTTAACATTGGATACCGTCATTGCAGGCGGCCGTAAGATGATGGAAGGAGGAACTCTTCTTGTAAGAGGAACATATGAACATGATTGA
- a CDS encoding ATP-binding cassette domain-containing protein produces the protein METSETLIEVKNVCQEFHLTKGLLQSLRFEKGKLVKEDKVVHAVNDVSFEIKKGEVFSLVGESGCGKSTTARTVIRLLEPTSGQVLYKGKDISHLGPNELLPYRKSMQMIFQDPYASLNPRQRVADIIMEPLLFHGIAKTKEEARERCMSILARVGLRPEQAGRYPHQFSGGQRQRIGIARALAVNPEFIIADEPVSALDVSIQAQILNLLMDLKDEFNFSYLFIAHDLSVVRHISDRLGVMYLGSIVEMGDKHTLFTNPVHPYTKVLFAAVPTVGEKPLVQGIDAKGEIPSPVNLPKGCYFSDRCPYATDRCRQEKPVLREVEPGHMAACHLL, from the coding sequence ATGGAAACATCTGAGACACTCATTGAAGTGAAAAATGTATGTCAGGAGTTCCACCTTACAAAAGGCCTCCTGCAGTCCCTTCGTTTTGAAAAGGGAAAGCTTGTAAAAGAAGATAAAGTAGTCCATGCTGTAAATGATGTAAGCTTTGAGATCAAAAAAGGGGAAGTTTTCAGTCTGGTAGGAGAAAGCGGCTGCGGTAAATCTACTACAGCAAGAACCGTTATCCGCCTTCTGGAGCCAACCTCCGGACAGGTACTCTATAAAGGAAAAGATATCAGCCACTTAGGACCAAATGAGCTTCTTCCTTACCGCAAGAGTATGCAGATGATCTTCCAGGATCCTTATGCATCCTTAAATCCGAGACAGAGAGTTGCTGACATCATTATGGAACCTCTTCTGTTCCATGGCATTGCAAAGACCAAAGAAGAAGCAAGAGAACGCTGCATGAGTATTTTAGCCCGTGTTGGTTTAAGACCGGAGCAGGCTGGAAGATATCCTCATCAGTTCTCCGGCGGACAGAGACAGCGTATTGGTATTGCAAGAGCCTTAGCTGTAAATCCGGAGTTCATCATTGCCGATGAGCCGGTATCCGCTCTGGACGTATCCATTCAGGCCCAGATCTTAAACCTGTTAATGGATCTGAAAGATGAATTTAATTTCTCTTATCTGTTTATTGCACATGACTTATCAGTTGTACGCCACATCAGTGACAGACTGGGCGTTATGTATCTGGGAAGTATTGTGGAAATGGGAGATAAACACACCCTTTTCACCAATCCGGTACATCCGTATACCAAGGTGCTGTTTGCAGCAGTTCCTACTGTAGGCGAAAAGCCGCTGGTTCAGGGAATTGATGCAAAGGGAGAGATCCCAAGCCCTGTAAACCTTCCAAAGGGCTGTTATTTCAGCGACCGATGCCCATATGCTACCGACCGCTGCCGTCAGGAAAAGCCGGTGCTGCGTGAAGTAGAACCAGGACATATGGCTGCTTGTCATCTGCTTTAA
- a CDS encoding M20 family metallopeptidase yields the protein MTEIKGISVDEWKKKICEEAERLRPQLIELSHSIHDEPEIGFQEFKSSAKICDFLEKQGFETERDYCDLPTSFKAVKKGTGKGPVVAFLAEYDALRGVGHGCGHNVIATCASGAFASLAKIFVEMGIAGEVRIIGTPAEEGGAGKAIMLERGGFDGVDFALMIHPTCGGESRNYINRNGRASGSLTISFTGQSAHSSAPATGINALTAAISVFNQIDMLRPLFETEDNVNGVILEGGTASNVIPGFSKSEFCIRAATMKRIDELQNMIIGCAKRAESLTGAKVQIQSEPIYAERYPCLPICEDFKENMARVGISMCLPDPKLLFGSSDIGNVSIKIPAIHDYLSITDEEIPAHSKEYAKAAAEPAADEICIKGAQGLAMTGLDLLLDESLRQAAAEYHEKVVPDFYKEK from the coding sequence ATGACAGAAATAAAAGGGATTTCTGTGGATGAATGGAAGAAAAAGATCTGTGAGGAAGCAGAACGGTTAAGACCGCAGCTGATCGAACTTTCCCATAGCATCCATGATGAACCGGAGATCGGTTTTCAGGAGTTTAAATCATCTGCTAAAATATGTGATTTTCTGGAAAAACAGGGATTTGAAACAGAAAGAGATTATTGTGACCTTCCAACATCCTTTAAGGCAGTGAAAAAAGGAACAGGAAAAGGCCCGGTAGTGGCGTTTTTGGCAGAATATGATGCTTTAAGAGGCGTAGGACATGGCTGCGGCCACAATGTGATCGCCACCTGTGCTTCCGGTGCATTTGCTTCTCTGGCAAAAATATTTGTGGAAATGGGAATTGCAGGAGAAGTAAGGATCATTGGAACTCCTGCAGAAGAAGGAGGTGCCGGAAAGGCTATTATGCTGGAACGGGGCGGCTTTGATGGAGTGGATTTTGCACTGATGATCCATCCCACCTGTGGCGGTGAAAGCAGGAACTATATTAACCGGAACGGAAGAGCTTCCGGAAGTCTTACCATTTCCTTTACAGGACAGTCTGCCCATTCCTCTGCACCGGCAACTGGCATCAATGCCCTGACAGCGGCTATCAGCGTGTTTAACCAGATCGATATGCTGCGTCCGTTATTTGAAACAGAGGACAATGTAAACGGTGTTATTTTAGAGGGCGGAACTGCTTCTAACGTAATTCCGGGATTTTCCAAATCGGAGTTCTGTATCCGTGCGGCTACCATGAAGCGTATTGATGAGCTTCAGAACATGATCATCGGCTGTGCAAAACGTGCAGAAAGCCTTACAGGTGCAAAGGTACAGATCCAGTCAGAACCGATCTATGCAGAGCGTTATCCATGTCTGCCCATCTGTGAAGATTTTAAGGAAAATATGGCCCGTGTAGGTATCAGCATGTGCCTGCCGGATCCAAAACTGCTTTTTGGTTCTTCTGACATTGGAAATGTGTCTATTAAGATCCCGGCGATCCACGATTACCTGTCTATTACAGATGAAGAGATCCCGGCACATTCCAAAGAATATGCCAAAGCAGCAGCAGAACCGGCTGCAGATGAGATCTGCATCAAGGGGGCACAGGGACTGGCAATGACCGGTCTTGACCTGCTGTTAGATGAAAGCCTTCGTCAGGCGGCAGCAGAGTACCATGAAAAAGTCGTACCGGACTTCTACAAAGAAAAGTAA